In Mucilaginibacter sp. KACC 22063, the genomic stretch GGGTAAAAGCTATAGTTATCTGTTTACCCGCACAGGGCTAAGCTATCAATTGGATGCCGGCCTGTTAACACCCGGCGATTATTCCTATAATGCCATCACACAATTAGGTAAACAACAGTTAAAGGCACAAGGGCAACTTAGCGTGAGGCCGCTTGAGCTTGAAACCAGGCAGAGTACCGCAAATCATCAGCTATTGGCTAACATGTCCAGGCAATCGGGCGGTGCAATGGTATTGCCTGCAGATATCAGCAAGCTTGCAGCGATGATCCGTAAAAATGAGAACATTAAGACCGTTGTTAACGAAGACCGCCAGTATAAAGAACTGATTGACATGAAATGGGTGTTTATAATCATACTTGCCCTGATAACAACCGAATGGTTTTTACGCAAACGCGAAGGAGAGATATGACATTGAACGTAAGCACCATTATTGAAATACTCGGTACCGTTGCGTTTACCATATCAGGTGTGTTTTCGGCAATGCAAAAAAGGCTGGATGCGCTTGGCGTAGTCATCATTGGGTTTATTACAGCAATTGGTGGCGGTACCATCAGAGATGTATTAATTGGCTACACACCTGTAAGCTGGATGCGGAACATTGATACTCCGCTTATCATACTGGTTACTGCCTTTGTTACCATTCTGTTTAAAAAGCATATCAAAAGCTTTAAGGTAACGCTGTTTTTATGCGATGCACTTGGACTGGGATTATTCACCATTATCGGTATACAGCGGGGGCTCAACGTTGGCCTGCATCCGGGTATTTGCGTAGCCTTAGGTACCATAACAGGTTGCTTTGGCGGTGTTATCCGCGACATTTCGCTTAACGCTATACCCATGATATTTCGCCGGCAGGAGATATATGCAACAGCCTGCATCATCGGCGGCAGTATCTACATCTTAATGCTTCATGTCATAGATCCTAATATAGCAAAGCTGATAGCCGTAGCCATTGTATGCAGCATCAGAATATTAGCTGTGAGGTATAAAATTAAATTGCCGGTAGGGTGAATCGGAGGTGTGAGGTGCCTGTTGCGGGTTGCCGGTTAAAACAAAAGTTTTTTGTTATTCTGTCCAAAGGACTCATTTGGGAATGAATGTGGGGAATCTATTGTGAGACAAGCATGGCATAAAAGATCTCTCGTTACGCTCGAGATGACATAGTTGATAAAAAACGGTGTTGTCATTTCGAACGTACGTGAGAAATCTATCTAAGTGTGATAAAGCATGTCTTAAAAGATCTCTCGCTATGCTCGAGATGACAAAATCAAAATCAATTGTCATTTCGTCCCAAGGACTCCTTTGGAGAACGTATGTGAGGAATCTATCTAAGAATGACAAGCATCCCGTGAAAGATCTCTCGCTACGCTCGAGATGACATCTTGATTAAATCGTGTCATTCAAAAATTCCATATCAGGATTTAAAGATTTGATCAAAGCGATCTTCTTTTCCCGTCGCCATTTCTTAATCTCTTTTTCTCTTTCAATTGCATGCTCAATATGGGTATGCCGTTCAAAATACAAAAGATGATAACAATAATATTTGCCAGCGAAAGTAGAGGGATTTCCTTTATTTGTATGATGTTCAATTAATCTTCTTTGAAGATCGTTGGTTACACCAATATACAATACTGATTTAGTTGGATTAGTAGTTATATAAACGTAGAAATTATAATTCCACACTATTCCGTTTCTTATCTATTTTTTTTAAAAACTACTCTGCTTTCTTTTCGCGTACAATCACAAAAACATCCTCATTATCTTTTTTCATAAGGTACTTTTCACGGGCGAATTTTTCAAGCTGGGCTTTGTCTGAGGTAAGCTCCTGAAGGTCTTTAGAAACACGCTCGGTTTCTTTAAGATAAAAATCACGTTCCTGTTTTAATTTACTTAACTGGTCGTGGTATTGGTATTGCGAAAAGATGTCGTTCTTATCAAAAAAGATCATCCATACCACAAATGCCACTGTAACCAGGAAGAACTTATTGCGCAGCAGATCAAGCAGGCGTTTCATATTGGGTTCAGAAATGTTCAGCATAAATTTAACGAAATAACTTTAACTATTGCAATACCCTATCCACGTCTATTTTCGCCCCGCCTGTTGTTACCAAACCTGCGTTTATTGTTTTTGTTTCGCTCACTTGAAGATGGCTTGTTATGATTCGGATTATTTTTCAAATCAAGTGCAATGCGCTCCTGTTTGGTCAGCTCTTTTAATGGAAAAGGGTGCGACTCAATTACCGGAATTTCTTTAGCAATCAGCTTCTGAATATCCTTTAACAAATCTTTTTCTTCCTCATCGCAAAAAGCAAAAGCTACCCCATTTGCCCCTGCCCTGCCTGTACGGCCAATGCGGTGCACATAAGTTTCGGGTACTTCGGGTAACTCATATTGTATCACATGCGCCAGGTCGTCAACATCAATACCGCGTGCAGCAATATCTGTAGCTACCAATACGCGCGTATCGCTGTTTTTAAAATTAGTAAGCGCGCGCTGGCGTGCATTCTGCGATTTGTTGCCATGTATGGCTTCTGCGGTAATGCCTACCCTGGCCAGATCTTTCACTACTTTATCGGCGCCATGTTTGGTACGTGTAAACACCAGCACCCGGCCAATGGACTTGCTATCCTTTAATAAATGGGCAAGCAATGCTCTTTTATCGCCTTTGGCCACAAAGTATACGGCCTGCTTAATGGTATCTGCCGTAGAAGACACCGGTGTAACCTCCACCTTCTCGGGCTTATTAAGGATGCTGTTGGCCAGCTCCTGAATTTCTTTTGGCATGGTAGCCGAAAAGAAAAGCGTTTGCCTTTTGGCAGGAATTTTTGCGATGATCCTTTTTACATCGTGCACAAAGCCCATGTCCAGCATCCGGTCGGCTTCGTCGAGCACCAAAATTTTAAGGTGGCCAAGATGAATAAAGCCTTGGTTGATCAGGTCGATCAAACGACCCGGTGTTGCTACCAGGATATCAACTCCTCTCCGCAAAATTTCTGTTTGCGGATTTTGCGATACTCCACCAAATATTACCGTATGCTTTAAACCGGTGTGCTTACCGTATGCTGTTAAGCTATCGGCTATCTGTATGGCCAATTCCCTTGTAGGTGTAAGTATCAAAGCCTTTATGGCTTTAGGCTCTTTATGATTAGTCCGTTCCTGATGCAATATTTGTAACAGCGGAATAGAAAATGCTGCAGTTTTACCCGTCCCTGTTTGCGCGCAACCCAATAAGTCTTTACGTTGTAAAATGATCGGGATTGATTGTTGCTGAATAGGGGTTGGAGTAGTATATCCCTCTGTTTTTAAAGCCTTGAGGATGGGCTCAATTAAATTAAGATCTTGAAATGACATGTAATGATTTGTAATATAAGCATCTGGCTAAATGGAGGGTATGTGTTAAAATCAGATTCCAGACTTGCCGCAAAGATACGCATTTGTTTTACAAGTAGTGTGTCACAAAGATGCAGGGCATTAAATCAGACAAACAAGCATGATTCAACTAGCACGGCCAATCTTACGGCCGCTTATGATTGTTAATACAGCACCTATTAAAAAAATGATCCCTGTTCCAAAACCGTATAACTTCATATCAGGATAAACAAAGGCACTTGCAATAAAAAGCATACCCATAGTTACATAAATAAATGCAGCACGGTAATAACTACCTTTGGCTTTTGCAGGGATATTTTTGTTCCTGCTAATCATGCCATTAATCATTCTTACCTTTTCGGCACAGTGTTCAGAGCATACGATACCATCCTCAATTTCGATAGCGCAAAGCGAACAAACACCTTTATTACAATTTTTACAAATGGCATTAGCTTGCTGAGTGCTGTGAGTATAACAGTGCATGGGGAGGGTATTAATTTACTGCAATTTAAAAATAACTGAAAAATCCCCGATAAATCGGGGATTTTATTTATGATAAAAACTAACCAGTTTAAGCTTATCAACTGGTATTGATATTTGACTTAAATTACTTTTTAACGTATTTGAAGCTTTTACCAATGAATTTTGCGTTTTCGCCTAATTCTTCTTCTATACGAAGTAACTGGTTGTATTTTGCGATCCTGTCTGAACGTGATGCAGAACCGGTTTTAATTTGTCCGCAATTTAATGCAACAGCTAAATCAGCAATGGTAGCATCTTCAGTCTCGCCAGAACGGTGGCTCATTACCGAGGTATAACCATGTGTTTGTGCTAATGATACCGCATCAATAGTTTCGGTTAATGAACCAATTTGGTTTACCTTAACCAGGATAGAGTTAGCTGTATGGTTATCTATACCTTGTTGTAAACGTTTAACGTTAGTTACAAATAAATCGTCGCCTACTAACTGTACTTTATCACCGATTTTTTCGGTTAATAATTTCCAGCCATCCCAATCATCTTCAGCCATACCATCTTCGATAGAAATGATCGGGTATTTAGCAGCTAATGAAGCCAGGTATTCAGCTTGTTCAGCGCTGGTACGTATAGCACCTTTTTCGCCTTCAAACTTGGTATAATCATATTTACCGTCTTTGTAAAACTCAGAAGCAGCACAGTCAAATGCCAGGTAAATATCTTCGCCTGGTTTGTAACCTGCTTTTTCAATCGCTTTTAAAATGGTTTCAACACCATCTTCAGTACCTTCAAAGGTCGGAGCAAAACCACCTTCGTCACCTACTGCAGTTGAAAGGCCACGGTCATGCAAAATCTTTTTAAGATTATGGAATACCTCTGTACCCCAACGTAAAGCTTCAGAGAATGATGGAGCGCCAACCGGCATAATCATAAACTCCTGGAATGCGATAGGTGCATCAGAGTGAGAACCGCCGTTTACGATGTTCATCATCGGGATTGGTAAAGTGTTAGCGTTTACACCACCAATATAGCGGTATAAAGGCTGGCGGCTTTCTTGTGCAGCAGCTTTTGCTA encodes the following:
- a CDS encoding trimeric intracellular cation channel family protein, giving the protein MTLNVSTIIEILGTVAFTISGVFSAMQKRLDALGVVIIGFITAIGGGTIRDVLIGYTPVSWMRNIDTPLIILVTAFVTILFKKHIKSFKVTLFLCDALGLGLFTIIGIQRGLNVGLHPGICVALGTITGCFGGVIRDISLNAIPMIFRRQEIYATACIIGGSIYILMLHVIDPNIAKLIAVAIVCSIRILAVRYKIKLPVG
- a CDS encoding FtsB family cell division protein, whose product is MLNISEPNMKRLLDLLRNKFFLVTVAFVVWMIFFDKNDIFSQYQYHDQLSKLKQERDFYLKETERVSKDLQELTSDKAQLEKFAREKYLMKKDNEDVFVIVREKKAE
- a CDS encoding GIY-YIG nuclease family protein: MWNYNFYVYITTNPTKSVLYIGVTNDLQRRLIEHHTNKGNPSTFAGKYYCYHLLYFERHTHIEHAIEREKEIKKWRREKKIALIKSLNPDMEFLNDTI
- the eno gene encoding phosphopyruvate hydratase; its protein translation is MSLIIDVHARQILDSRGNPTIEVEVLTENGALGRAAVPSGASTGIHEAVELRDNDKSKYMGKGVLQAVANVNDIIAKELQGVDVFAQNAIDKIMIDLDGTANKGKLGANAILGVSLAVAKAAAQESRQPLYRYIGGVNANTLPIPMMNIVNGGSHSDAPIAFQEFMIMPVGAPSFSEALRWGTEVFHNLKKILHDRGLSTAVGDEGGFAPTFEGTEDGVETILKAIEKAGYKPGEDIYLAFDCAASEFYKDGKYDYTKFEGEKGAIRTSAEQAEYLASLAAKYPIISIEDGMAEDDWDGWKLLTEKIGDKVQLVGDDLFVTNVKRLQQGIDNHTANSILVKVNQIGSLTETIDAVSLAQTHGYTSVMSHRSGETEDATIADLAVALNCGQIKTGSASRSDRIAKYNQLLRIEEELGENAKFIGKSFKYVKK
- a CDS encoding DEAD/DEAH box helicase, with product MSFQDLNLIEPILKALKTEGYTTPTPIQQQSIPIILQRKDLLGCAQTGTGKTAAFSIPLLQILHQERTNHKEPKAIKALILTPTRELAIQIADSLTAYGKHTGLKHTVIFGGVSQNPQTEILRRGVDILVATPGRLIDLINQGFIHLGHLKILVLDEADRMLDMGFVHDVKRIIAKIPAKRQTLFFSATMPKEIQELANSILNKPEKVEVTPVSSTADTIKQAVYFVAKGDKRALLAHLLKDSKSIGRVLVFTRTKHGADKVVKDLARVGITAEAIHGNKSQNARQRALTNFKNSDTRVLVATDIAARGIDVDDLAHVIQYELPEVPETYVHRIGRTGRAGANGVAFAFCDEEEKDLLKDIQKLIAKEIPVIESHPFPLKELTKQERIALDLKNNPNHNKPSSSERNKNNKRRFGNNRRGENRRG